From Micromonospora echinaurantiaca:
CACCGCGCCCGCCACCGCGAGGGGCGTGACCAGCCCGGCAGCCAGCAGCAGCCCGGACCCGATCTGGGTCGCTCCGGCGAGCACCGCCGTGACCGTGCCGCCCCGGAAGCCGTCGCGCCGGAACTCCTCGGTGCCTGCGTCCAGCCCGCGCCCGCCGAGCCACGGGCTGACCTTCTGCACGCCGTGTGCCGCTATCAGCAGCCCGGTCACAACGCGCAGCAGCATCAGGCCGGTGTCCACGCTTCTTCTCCTCAGGTCAGGGGATCGAGCGACCGCGGTGCCCCTGGCGGGCCGGGCGCGATGCGACACCGTGCCCGGCCCACCGAGGGCTGTTCGTCTCAGCCGGCGGCGTTCGCGCCGATGAAGTGCTTGGCGTAGACCACGCCGAGGCCGTATGCGCCGGCGTGCGCCTTGACGATGTCCATCACGCCGTCGTAGGTTTCGCCGCGCGCCCAGTCCCGCTGGAGCTCCAGCAGCACCTGGACCCAGGTGACGGGCACGGCACCTGCGCGGATCATGCGGTCGAGGGCGTGCTCGTGGGCGGCCGGGGTAACGCCACCAGAGGCATCCGCGACGACGTACACCTCGTAGCCCTGATGAAGCGCGGACAGAACGGGCAGCACCAGGCACACCTCCGTCCACAGACCGGAGATGATGATCTTCGTGCGGCCGGTGGCCTTCACCGCGTCTACGAGGGACGGGTCCTCCCAGGCGTTCATCGTCGTGCGGTCGATGAGCTTGTGGTCCGGGAAAACCTCCACGAGCTGAGGCATCGCCGGGCCGGAGAACGACTCGGCGGCGACGGTGGTGATGACCGTCGGCACGTCGAACAGCTGCGCCGCCTTCGCGAGGCCGACGGTCGCGTTGATGATCGACGTGCGGTCGCCGCTTCCCGTGCCGAAGAACATCTGCGGCTGGTGGTCGACGAAGAGCATCATGGCGTTGCCGGAAGTGAGCAGATCCGGGCTGGGCGCGGCCTGGACGTTCGCGAGGTTGGTCATGCGAGTTCCCTTTCTGTGCGCGGAGAAATCGGGTGAATTGATCAAAGGTCGAAGCAGGGGTCGAGAGGCATCGACTGCTGTTCGGGGATGAATCTGCGGGCGACGCGCCACTGCCGGTGCCGCTCGGACTCCGCGACCGCTTCCGCGATCAGGTCTGCCTGCCGGGCGCCGCTGGGCTTCGGCGTCGCGTGGTAGCCGCCGAACCGGGCGACGGGGCTCCACTCAGGCCTCAGCGCAGGCAGGGTCTCGTCCAGGCCCTCGTACTCGGCTGCGGCGTAGACGATGCGTCCGCCGACGACGGTGAGCACGGATTCGATGTGCGGGATGTCCTCATCGGTGACGGTGAAGTAGTCGTCGGACAGCACCGTGAGGTCCCCGAAGTACCCCTCCCTCAGGATGCCCTTCAGGTGTTCCTCTCCGGTCAGGCGCGCCCCACCGACGGTGTAGAGCTCCAGGGCCTTCTCGCGGGAAAGCCGGTTCGCCGGCGGATACAGCAGCAGGTCTCCGACGGTACGGCCGGTGACGAGCCAGTGCAGCGCCACCCACGGGTTGTACGACGACACCCTGGTGGCATCCGTGCCCGCCGCGACCGTGATCCCCGTGCCGAGCATGCGGCGCACCGGTGGCGTACGGGCCGCCACGTCCGCGCCGTACCGCTCAACGAATGCCCTGCCCTGGAAGGACATCCGGTTCTGCACCGACACCGCGCCGCCGAGCGCCGCGATGCGGTCCAGACTCGCGTCGCTCACCGTCTCGGCGTGGTCGAACAGCCAACAGTTGCCGGCCGGAAACAGGCCGTCGGCGGCAAGCTTCTCGAAGACCGCCAGGTCCCGCCGGATCGTCTCGTCGTACGTGGCATGCAGGCGGAAGCCCCAGCCGTTCTCCATAAGCAGCCGGACGGCCTTCTCGAATTCGGCTTCGTAATCCCCGAGTTCGGGACGCGGCTCGCTGAAGTTCTCGAAGTCAGCCGCCGCCCAGGTGAGGTTCTCGCCCGCGCCGCGCAGCCGCAACCACTCATCCCCGTCCGCCGGGCTCACCGTGTCGATCCACCGGGTCAGATCGGCGATCTCCTGCCCGGCCGTCTGCGGAAACAGGTGGTACGCGATGCGCAGCGACAACTCGCCGGTGCGGGCCAGGTCGATGACCGTCCGGTAGTTGTCCGGGAAGTTCTGGAAACCGCCCGCCGCGTCGATCGCCGACGTCAGGCCGAAGCGGTTGAGCTCCCTGAGGAAGTGCCGGGTAGAGGTTCGCCGGTCGTCCTCGCCGAGCACCGGGGCCTTGGCAAGCGTCGAGTACAGGATGAGTGCGCTCGGCGCGGCGAGGAGAACACCGGTCGGCTCTCCGTCCCGGCCGCGCACGATCTGGCCGCCGCGGGGGTCCGGCGTATCGCGGGTGAACCCGGCCGCCCGGACCGCGGCGCGGTTCATCAGCGCCGACTGGTACAGGTGCAGGACGAAGACCGGGGTGTCCGGGGCGGCGGCGTTGAGCTCCGACACCGTCGGCATGCGTCGCTCGGCGAACTGGTCCGCCGTCCACCCCCCGACGACCCTGATCCACTGTCCTGCGGGGGTTCGACCGGCCTGTTCCCTGAGCATGGCCAGGGCCTGAGCGAGCGAGGGCACGCCATCCCAGCGCAGCTCCAACACGTAGTTCAGGCCGCCCCGGATGACATGCAGGTGCGAATCGTTGAGCCCAGGCAGCACACGCCGACCCAGGGCGTCCACGACTCTGGTCTCGGTCCCCACGTACGGGGCGACGGCACGGTCGTCGCCGAGCGCCACGATGTTGCCGCCGTGCACGGCGACCGCCTGGGCCTCGGGCCGCCGTGGATCACCGGTGAAGACCTTGGCGTTCCGGACGAGTAGATCGGCAGGCTTGACAGTTCCGTCGGCCGGTGTCATACCGCCGACCGGCATGCTGGTCACGCTGTTCTCCTCTCTTCGGATCGACGCGACGCTGCAGGCCGGGTCAGATGCTGTAGAAGGCGGTGACCAAACTGTCGATCGCCGTCTTGATCGCAACGTCGGCGCCCCGGGTGGCCCGCATGCTGTTGACCATGACGAAGTCGTGGATCACGCCCTGAACGCGCAGCGCGGTGACCGGTACGCCGGCGGCGCGCAGCTTGTTGGCGTACGCCTCGCCCTCGTCCCGCAGCACGTCCGCCTCGGCCGTGATCACCAAGGCCGGCGGCAGGTCCGCCAACTGCTCGACAGTCGCCCGAAGCGGCGACGCCGTGATCTCCGCTCGCTGTGCTTCGTCGGTGGTGTACTGGTCCCAGAACCACTTCATCCCGTCGCGGCGCAGGAAGTAACCCTCCGCGAACTGGTGGTACGACGGGGTGTCGAACGCCGCGTCGGTCACCGGGTAGAACAGCACCTGAGCGACCAGATCGAGGTCACCGCGCTCCTTGGCCATGAGCGTGAGCGCGGCGGACATGTTGCCGCCCACGGAGTCGCCTGCGACCGCCACCCGCGTGGGGTCGAGGCCGTAGGCCGCGCCCTCTCGCGCCACCCACTGGGCGACCAGATAGTTCTGCTCGATGGCCACCGGGTACCGCGCCTCGGGCGACAGGTCGTACTCCGGGAAGACGACAGCCGCGCGGGCACCGACAGCAAGCTCGCGCACCAGTCGGTCGTGCGTGTGCGCGTTACCGAACACCCAACCCGCGCCGTGGATGTAGATGACGACCGGCAGCTGATCGGGCGAGCCGGCGGGCCGCACGATACGGGCGCGGACACTGCCCGTCGAACCCCCGTCCAGCGTCATCCACATCTCGTCGACGTCGGGCTTGGCGATCGGTTCGGACTGGACCTCGTCCACCGCCTTGCGCCCCTCGGACACCGGAAGCTCGTACAGGAACGGGTGATCCGCGGTCGCGGCGGCGAACGCCGCGGCCTCAGGCTCCAGGACCGGCTCCGTGAAACGTGACTCAGACATGGTCACCCTCCTCTTCAACAACCCCCAGACGACGCCCGACGACGCCGCGCACCACGAAGGTATGGATCGAGCGACGATCACGTGTTTGCTGAGCACGCACACCCCATGCCTGAGAAGGAACAGAAGGACCGAGGGGTGTCCGGCGGGAGCGAGCACGGCGGAAGTCGGCGCCTCCGCAAGTCGGGGTGATAATTCCGGGAGCCGAGCGTTGAGCGCTGGGAGGCGGTTCCTATGCACCGGCAGTCAGATCGGCCGTGCCGCTGGCACCTACCGTTCCAGGACACGGAATCGTCAGGAAAGAGGAGCCGCATGCAGTTCGGAGTCTTCACCGTCAGCGACATCACCACTGACCCCACCACCGGCCGCGCTCTCGGCGAGGTCGAACGGATTAAGGCGATCATCAGGATCGCCGAGAAGGCGGAGGAGGTCGGGCTGGATGTCTTCGCCCTCGGCGAGCACCACAATCCGCCGTTCTTCTCCTCCTCCCCCACTACGACGCTCGGCTTCGTCGCGGCTCGGACGTCCCGGCTGCTGCTTTCCACCGCCACCACCCTGATCACCACCAACGACCCGGTGAAGATCGCCGAGGACTACGCGATGCTGCAGCACCTGGCCGACGGCCGGGTGGACCTGATGATGGGTCGGGGCAACACGGGCCCGGTCTACCCGTGGTTCGGGCAGGACATCCGCAACGGCATCCCGCTCGCGATCGAGAACTACGACCTGCTGCGCCGGCTCTGGCGCGAGGACGTGGTGGACTGGAAGGGTCGGTTCCGCACCCCGTTGCAGTCGTTCACCGCGACGCCGCGCCCGCTCGACGGGGTGCCGCCGTTCGTCTGGCACGGCTCGATCCGCAGCCCGGAGATCGCCGAGCAGGCCGCCTACTACGGGGACGGCTTCTTCGCCAACCACATCTTCTGGCCCAAGGAGCACACCCAGCGGATGGTCGGGCTCTACCGGCAGCGCTTCGAGCACTACGGCCACGGCTCCGCCGACCAGGCCATC
This genomic window contains:
- a CDS encoding hydrolase, producing the protein MTNLANVQAAPSPDLLTSGNAMMLFVDHQPQMFFGTGSGDRTSIINATVGLAKAAQLFDVPTVITTVAAESFSGPAMPQLVEVFPDHKLIDRTTMNAWEDPSLVDAVKATGRTKIIISGLWTEVCLVLPVLSALHQGYEVYVVADASGGVTPAAHEHALDRMIRAGAVPVTWVQVLLELQRDWARGETYDGVMDIVKAHAGAYGLGVVYAKHFIGANAAG
- a CDS encoding amidohydrolase; the encoded protein is MPVGGMTPADGTVKPADLLVRNAKVFTGDPRRPEAQAVAVHGGNIVALGDDRAVAPYVGTETRVVDALGRRVLPGLNDSHLHVIRGGLNYVLELRWDGVPSLAQALAMLREQAGRTPAGQWIRVVGGWTADQFAERRMPTVSELNAAAPDTPVFVLHLYQSALMNRAAVRAAGFTRDTPDPRGGQIVRGRDGEPTGVLLAAPSALILYSTLAKAPVLGEDDRRTSTRHFLRELNRFGLTSAIDAAGGFQNFPDNYRTVIDLARTGELSLRIAYHLFPQTAGQEIADLTRWIDTVSPADGDEWLRLRGAGENLTWAAADFENFSEPRPELGDYEAEFEKAVRLLMENGWGFRLHATYDETIRRDLAVFEKLAADGLFPAGNCWLFDHAETVSDASLDRIAALGGAVSVQNRMSFQGRAFVERYGADVAARTPPVRRMLGTGITVAAGTDATRVSSYNPWVALHWLVTGRTVGDLLLYPPANRLSREKALELYTVGGARLTGEEHLKGILREGYFGDLTVLSDDYFTVTDEDIPHIESVLTVVGGRIVYAAAEYEGLDETLPALRPEWSPVARFGGYHATPKPSGARQADLIAEAVAESERHRQWRVARRFIPEQQSMPLDPCFDL
- a CDS encoding alpha/beta hydrolase yields the protein MLSKHVIVARSIPSWCAASSGVVWGLLKRRVTMSESRFTEPVLEPEAAAFAAATADHPFLYELPVSEGRKAVDEVQSEPIAKPDVDEMWMTLDGGSTGSVRARIVRPAGSPDQLPVVIYIHGAGWVFGNAHTHDRLVRELAVGARAAVVFPEYDLSPEARYPVAIEQNYLVAQWVAREGAAYGLDPTRVAVAGDSVGGNMSAALTLMAKERGDLDLVAQVLFYPVTDAAFDTPSYHQFAEGYFLRRDGMKWFWDQYTTDEAQRAEITASPLRATVEQLADLPPALVITAEADVLRDEGEAYANKLRAAGVPVTALRVQGVIHDFVMVNSMRATRGADVAIKTAIDSLVTAFYSI
- a CDS encoding LLM class flavin-dependent oxidoreductase, which translates into the protein MQFGVFTVSDITTDPTTGRALGEVERIKAIIRIAEKAEEVGLDVFALGEHHNPPFFSSSPTTTLGFVAARTSRLLLSTATTLITTNDPVKIAEDYAMLQHLADGRVDLMMGRGNTGPVYPWFGQDIRNGIPLAIENYDLLRRLWREDVVDWKGRFRTPLQSFTATPRPLDGVPPFVWHGSIRSPEIAEQAAYYGDGFFANHIFWPKEHTQRMVGLYRQRFEHYGHGSADQAIVGLGGQVFMRRNSQDAVREFRPYFDNAPVYGHGPSLEEFTAQTPLTVGSPQQVIDRTLGFRDYVGDYQRQLFLIDHAGLPLKTVLEQLDLLGEEVVPVLRKEFDTLRPAHVPEAPTHASLVAAAGGAKDSTVHAVDDVTGKAPGAAR